A window of Sphingobacterium sp. SRCM116780 contains these coding sequences:
- a CDS encoding ROK family protein gives MALTNLSKRVALGIDIGGTNTKFGVVNHRGEVLEKGDIRTDEYPKVEDFIDALYHKIHPLIEKYGTEENFDGMGVGIPNGNYYKGTAEQAPNLPWKGVVPIGDMMKTKFGMSCTVTNDANAAALGEMLFGAARGMKNFIMITLGTGVGSGIVANGSLIYGHDGFAGELGHTIVKPGGRKHWSTGSEGSLEAYASATGIAITAKKMRAEFPSSMLNQYPEEAINSKTVYECAIQGDPIAIEVFRYTGQKLGEALANFVMFSSPEAILLFGGVIKAGDFILKPAKLHMERNLLPIFRDKVRLVFSELHEADAAILGASALAWEQ, from the coding sequence ATGGCGTTAACAAACTTGTCAAAACGTGTTGCACTAGGAATAGATATTGGTGGAACGAATACTAAATTTGGAGTAGTGAATCATCGTGGAGAAGTCCTTGAAAAAGGAGATATCAGAACAGATGAATATCCAAAAGTCGAAGATTTCATTGATGCGTTATATCATAAAATTCATCCTTTAATTGAGAAATACGGTACAGAGGAAAATTTTGACGGGATGGGAGTAGGGATTCCTAATGGGAACTATTACAAAGGTACGGCTGAACAAGCACCTAACTTACCTTGGAAGGGTGTGGTTCCTATCGGTGATATGATGAAAACTAAATTTGGTATGAGTTGTACCGTGACCAATGATGCGAATGCTGCAGCTCTTGGTGAAATGCTTTTTGGAGCGGCTCGAGGAATGAAAAATTTCATTATGATCACCTTAGGTACAGGTGTAGGAAGTGGTATAGTGGCCAATGGAAGCTTAATCTATGGACATGATGGTTTTGCTGGAGAACTCGGACATACTATCGTAAAACCTGGAGGAAGAAAACACTGGAGTACGGGATCGGAAGGAAGTTTGGAAGCATACGCTTCTGCTACAGGTATCGCAATTACAGCAAAGAAGATGAGAGCAGAATTTCCAAGCTCAATGCTTAATCAGTATCCTGAAGAAGCAATCAATTCTAAAACAGTCTATGAGTGTGCGATTCAAGGAGACCCAATTGCTATTGAAGTATTTCGGTATACAGGGCAAAAACTCGGTGAAGCTTTAGCCAACTTTGTGATGTTTTCTTCTCCTGAAGCTATTCTTTTATTTGGCGGTGTTATCAAAGCAGGAGATTTTATTCTAAAACCAGCTAAACTTCATATGGAAAGAAATCTGTTACCGATATTTAGAGACAAAGTAAGATTAGTTTTTAGTGAACTTCATGAGGCTGACGCAGCAATCCTTGGAGCTAGTGCTTTAGCTTGGGAACAGTAA
- a CDS encoding metallophosphoesterase, translated as MTQRLILILLLFLVGDIYFYQAVVTLSSNSLIPVFYWIIDVLLLITLIGIIFLRQRISDIQRIASILITTMLLIFIPKLFAFPILFVEDIGRLFRGFPSRSVYVSEVVVIFAGAIFLAIVFGLTRGRHFYRVRKEILYFSDLPEAFDGFTITQLSDIHSGSFSNSKGVQKGIDLANAQNSDLLLFTGDLVNNMASEMDPWIDIFTVLKAPYGKYSVLGNHDYGDYVKWTSISLKEANLRRLKEIHREMGFKLLLNEAVTLHKQGERIALIGVENWGKGGFHQFGNLSEAAMDIPADSFKILMSHDPSHWDAVTVDHEKHVHLTLAGHTHGMQFGIELFGFKWSPIQYFYKQWAGLYQRDGKFLYVNRGFGFHGLKGRVGVWPEITVLTLKRSKT; from the coding sequence ATGACACAAAGACTTATTTTAATTTTATTGCTCTTTCTGGTAGGTGATATTTACTTTTATCAAGCTGTTGTTACACTTTCTTCGAATTCACTGATTCCTGTTTTTTATTGGATTATTGATGTGCTATTGCTTATTACACTCATAGGTATTATATTTCTTCGGCAAAGGATTAGCGATATTCAACGTATTGCTTCAATTTTGATTACAACCATGTTGCTCATCTTTATACCAAAATTGTTTGCTTTTCCGATTCTATTTGTAGAAGATATCGGACGATTGTTCCGTGGTTTTCCCTCCAGGAGTGTTTATGTAAGTGAAGTCGTTGTTATTTTTGCAGGTGCGATCTTCTTAGCCATTGTTTTCGGTTTGACACGGGGCAGGCATTTTTATCGGGTGAGAAAGGAAATTCTATATTTTTCAGATCTACCAGAAGCATTCGATGGTTTTACGATTACACAATTGTCCGACATACATTCTGGAAGCTTCAGCAATAGCAAAGGTGTACAAAAAGGCATTGATTTGGCTAATGCTCAAAATAGTGATCTATTATTATTTACAGGTGATTTGGTCAATAATATGGCCTCGGAGATGGATCCATGGATCGACATCTTTACAGTATTAAAAGCCCCTTATGGCAAGTATTCAGTTCTAGGCAATCATGATTATGGCGATTATGTCAAATGGACGAGCATATCATTGAAAGAAGCCAACCTGAGGCGTCTGAAAGAAATACATCGTGAAATGGGCTTTAAATTGCTACTGAATGAGGCTGTCACACTTCATAAACAAGGCGAACGCATTGCATTAATTGGTGTCGAGAATTGGGGCAAAGGTGGTTTTCACCAATTTGGCAATCTTAGTGAAGCAGCTATGGATATACCTGCAGATTCTTTCAAGATCCTGATGTCGCATGACCCATCGCATTGGGATGCGGTGACGGTCGATCATGAAAAACATGTACATCTTACTTTAGCAGGACACACACACGGAATGCAGTTTGGAATAGAACTCTTTGGTTTCAAATGGAGCCCCATCCAATACTTTTATAAGCAATGGGCAGGATTGTATCAAAGAGATGGAAAATTTCTGTATGTCAATAGAGGTTTTGGTTTTCATGGATTGAAAGGCAGGGTAGGTGTATGGCCTGAAATTACAGTGCTTACTTTAAAGCGATCCAAAACTTAA
- a CDS encoding winged helix-turn-helix transcriptional regulator, which translates to MTKVKVTSTNFENKQNLADECPEVYATNIIGGQWTLAICCYLINGKLRFGELKKCLPNITERMLTLQLRKLEQHKIVKRTVFAEMPPRVEYELTSIGYKLSPIIKELGAWGRAHKCIESKG; encoded by the coding sequence ATGACAAAAGTTAAAGTGACATCGACTAATTTTGAGAATAAACAAAATTTGGCTGATGAATGCCCAGAAGTATATGCCACTAATATTATTGGAGGTCAATGGACATTGGCAATATGTTGTTATCTGATAAATGGCAAGCTCAGATTTGGAGAATTAAAAAAATGTTTGCCGAATATTACAGAACGTATGCTGACTTTACAGTTACGTAAACTCGAACAGCATAAAATTGTTAAACGTACTGTATTTGCAGAAATGCCTCCTCGAGTTGAATACGAACTGACATCCATCGGATACAAGCTTAGTCCAATAATAAAAGAACTGGGCGCTTGGGGAAGAGCACATAAGTGTATAGAATCAAAAGGATAA
- a CDS encoding helix-turn-helix domain-containing protein encodes MSKAEIGTFIRQKRENLRISQEAVAFILDMSQAAYSKIERNETKVKVDQVYKIANYFGISIYELLPPSLASDIAGENIFGVIAHYIKIGFQRTRVLFK; translated from the coding sequence ATGTCAAAGGCTGAAATTGGAACATTCATAAGACAAAAGAGAGAAAACTTAAGAATATCACAGGAGGCAGTTGCCTTTATCTTGGATATGTCGCAAGCAGCATATTCAAAAATTGAAAGAAATGAAACCAAGGTAAAGGTGGATCAGGTTTATAAAATAGCCAACTATTTTGGCATCAGCATTTATGAACTTTTACCACCGTCTTTAGCCAGTGATATTGCAGGTGAAAATATCTTTGGAGTGATAGCCCATTATATAAAAATTGGGTTTCAGAGAACAAGAGTTTTGTTCAAGTAG
- a CDS encoding glycoside hydrolase family 43 protein, with protein sequence MRSILYSFTALALMISQSVYAQKNPVFPGWYADPEGIVYNNEYWIFPTYSAPYEDQIFFDAFSSKDLVNWKKHERIIDTTAVKWAKKAMWAPSVIQKDDKYYFFFGANDVHKGEIGGIGVSVSDKPEGPYKDLLGKPLINEIINGAQPIDQFIFKDKDGQYYMFYGGWQHCNIVKLSDDFKSLVPFEDGTIYKEITPENYVEGPFMFIRNSKYYFMWSEGGWGGPNYKVAYAISDSPFGPFKRIGTVLEQDPAVATGAGHHSIIKVPNEDKYYIVYHRRPLGKTGANERETCIDELSFDKKGYIKPVKMTFEGVKHPLNP encoded by the coding sequence ATGAGAAGTATACTTTATTCCTTCACTGCTTTAGCTTTAATGATTTCACAATCTGTATATGCACAGAAAAACCCCGTATTTCCAGGTTGGTATGCTGACCCCGAAGGAATTGTTTACAACAATGAGTATTGGATCTTTCCAACATACTCTGCACCTTATGAAGATCAGATTTTCTTTGATGCATTCTCGTCAAAAGATTTAGTAAACTGGAAAAAGCATGAGCGAATTATTGATACTACAGCAGTAAAATGGGCGAAAAAAGCCATGTGGGCTCCAAGTGTTATTCAGAAAGATGACAAATATTATTTTTTCTTTGGTGCAAATGATGTTCATAAAGGTGAAATAGGAGGAATAGGTGTTTCTGTATCCGATAAACCCGAAGGTCCATATAAAGACCTGCTGGGAAAACCATTAATTAATGAAATCATCAATGGCGCTCAACCAATTGATCAATTTATTTTTAAAGATAAAGACGGTCAATACTATATGTTTTATGGTGGTTGGCAACACTGTAATATTGTTAAACTGAGCGATGATTTTAAAAGCTTAGTCCCGTTTGAAGATGGAACAATTTATAAAGAGATTACCCCAGAAAACTATGTAGAGGGACCATTTATGTTTATCCGAAACAGTAAATATTACTTTATGTGGTCTGAGGGTGGTTGGGGTGGTCCAAATTATAAAGTAGCCTACGCCATATCCGATTCACCATTTGGTCCATTTAAACGGATAGGGACGGTTTTAGAACAAGATCCAGCAGTTGCAACTGGTGCAGGCCATCATTCGATTATTAAAGTTCCAAATGAAGATAAGTACTATATCGTTTATCATAGAAGACCCTTAGGCAAAACTGGAGCCAACGAAAGAGAAACTTGTATTGATGAACTATCATTTGATAAAAAGGGTTATATAAAACCTGTAAAAATGACTTTTGAAGGAGTAAAACATCCACTTAATCCATAA
- a CDS encoding rhomboid family intramembrane serine protease, with product MHFFDIFPTFEEAPYSYIIVPIIMISSVIGFYYKPYFHALILHPYEIARRKRIHTLLTSACIHRNLLHLLFNALIIYGLGYDMFGNIMQVYGTLTAYVLTPLLFFLLISLPNLFQTFQKRNDFYFTSMGASGLAFGLYGFSALFFPLQPMKSTIFSFVTNSVQLWFCGLLILILLAQIKKTKINKYLHLSAYLTGAVLSIVIRPQSIIEVYNFIFN from the coding sequence ATGCATTTTTTTGATATATTTCCAACTTTTGAAGAAGCTCCATATTCTTATATTATAGTGCCAATCATTATGATTAGTAGTGTCATTGGATTTTATTACAAACCCTATTTTCATGCATTGATCTTACATCCTTATGAAATAGCAAGAAGGAAGCGTATTCATACTTTGCTTACTTCTGCATGTATTCATCGAAATTTGCTACATCTGCTATTTAATGCTTTGATTATATACGGATTGGGGTATGATATGTTCGGAAATATTATGCAGGTATATGGTACTTTAACTGCATATGTACTGACTCCATTGTTGTTTTTCTTATTAATTTCTTTACCGAATCTTTTTCAGACTTTTCAAAAAAGAAACGATTTTTACTTTACATCAATGGGGGCTTCTGGTCTTGCCTTTGGTTTATATGGTTTCTCGGCACTATTCTTTCCTTTACAACCAATGAAAAGTACAATTTTCTCATTTGTAACCAACTCTGTACAGCTGTGGTTCTGTGGGCTATTGATATTAATTTTGTTAGCACAAATCAAAAAAACTAAAATTAATAAGTATTTGCACTTATCTGCATATTTAACAGGGGCAGTACTTTCCATCGTGATCCGCCCCCAATCTATAATTGAAGTCTATAATTTCATATTTAATTAA
- a CDS encoding HD domain-containing protein, which yields MHLENLLKQIDFIKEIDKVKYIQRKTKLFNSNRNENDAEHSWHLAVMAIVLAEHSNASIDILKVIKMVLIHDIVEIDAGDTFIYDTQKNHSNTDEERLAANRIFGLLPKKQSEELIEIWEEFEAGLTEEAKFAKAMDRLEPLLQNSSNNGGTWNEFDVSYSNVYEKKKVIDEGSKIIWKFAEKLINESVDKGILKKD from the coding sequence ATGCATCTTGAAAATTTATTGAAACAAATTGATTTCATCAAAGAAATCGATAAAGTCAAATACATACAAAGAAAAACCAAGTTATTCAATAGCAATCGAAATGAAAACGATGCGGAACACAGTTGGCATTTAGCTGTTATGGCAATTGTTTTGGCTGAACATTCTAATGCATCTATTGATATTCTGAAGGTGATAAAAATGGTTCTCATACATGATATTGTTGAGATTGACGCTGGGGATACCTTTATTTATGATACACAGAAAAATCATTCGAATACGGACGAGGAAAGGCTAGCTGCAAATCGGATTTTTGGTTTATTACCAAAGAAACAATCAGAAGAACTTATTGAAATTTGGGAAGAATTTGAGGCTGGGCTAACGGAAGAAGCTAAGTTTGCAAAAGCAATGGACCGGTTAGAACCTCTGTTGCAAAACTCGTCAAATAATGGTGGGACATGGAATGAATTTGATGTCAGCTATAGCAACGTGTACGAAAAAAAGAAAGTCATAGATGAAGGCTCCAAGATAATCTGGAAGTTTGCAGAAAAATTAATTAACGAGAGCGTAGATAAGGGAATTTTAAAAAAGGATTGA
- a CDS encoding ArsC/Spx/MgsR family protein, which produces MISQEKFQDLILTDEKWIDIMLENPILIERPIAIKDGKAIIHSLEKIVNLLSDK; this is translated from the coding sequence TTGATATCTCAGGAAAAATTCCAAGACCTTATATTAACTGACGAAAAATGGATCGACATCATGTTGGAAAATCCGATACTCATAGAACGTCCTATCGCCATTAAAGATGGTAAGGCAATCATCCATTCCTTGGAAAAAATAGTTAACTTATTATCTGATAAGTAA
- a CDS encoding alpha-ketoglutarate-dependent dioxygenase AlkB family protein, giving the protein MVLLNLYRNGKDRVAWHSDRIDTSGHNPVIASVSFGETRLFRLRHKFRNEIQQLEIPLHDGSFLLMAGTTNSFWQHQVPKTARDILPRINLTFRRVNR; this is encoded by the coding sequence ATGGTACTACTGAATCTTTATCGTAATGGAAAGGACAGGGTAGCTTGGCATAGCGACCGCATCGACACATCAGGGCACAATCCAGTGATCGCCTCAGTAAGCTTCGGAGAAACTCGTCTGTTTCGACTCCGTCATAAATTTAGAAACGAGATCCAACAGCTGGAAATCCCATTGCACGATGGTTCATTCTTGTTAATGGCAGGAACGACCAACAGCTTTTGGCAACATCAGGTACCCAAAACAGCTCGAGACATCTTACCTCGGATTAATCTGACATTCAGAAGGGTTAACCGATAG
- the truA gene encoding tRNA pseudouridine(38-40) synthase TruA: MRYFFHIAYQGQYYSGWQRQPEVKSVQEVLENTLYKILKIPTTIFGCGRTDAQVHASQYFFHADIEKEFDFDLLYRLNKALPVTIAIYDIIKMEGKPHARFDAVHREYDYFIHTYKDPFLSNQSSLYLYPNLDFQKMSEAAKLLLKYKDFRAFCTHPDKNEHTICNVTAAGIFVNAKGDRIRFNISSNRFLGKMIRILIGKLLKIGNGELSIDEFEYHLITLELPKILRPAHPIGLYLSKVNYPYLNLPPRTDFLTPSQSADWILI, from the coding sequence TTGAGATATTTTTTCCATATCGCCTATCAAGGTCAATATTATAGTGGTTGGCAAAGACAACCAGAAGTTAAAAGCGTACAAGAGGTTTTGGAAAATACGCTTTATAAAATTTTAAAGATACCGACTACTATATTTGGCTGTGGCCGTACAGATGCTCAGGTACACGCTAGTCAATATTTTTTTCATGCAGATATAGAAAAAGAATTTGATTTTGATTTACTTTATCGGTTAAATAAAGCGCTTCCTGTTACCATTGCTATTTACGATATCATAAAAATGGAAGGCAAACCACATGCTCGTTTCGATGCAGTACATCGAGAGTACGATTATTTTATTCATACGTATAAAGATCCATTTTTAAGCAATCAAAGTTCATTGTATCTATACCCCAACTTAGATTTTCAAAAAATGAGCGAAGCTGCAAAATTATTACTTAAATATAAAGATTTTCGGGCCTTTTGTACACATCCTGATAAAAACGAACATACAATTTGCAATGTAACGGCGGCTGGAATATTTGTAAATGCAAAAGGTGATAGAATTCGTTTTAATATTTCGAGTAATCGTTTTTTGGGTAAAATGATTCGTATTTTGATAGGTAAGCTTTTAAAAATAGGTAATGGAGAATTATCTATTGATGAATTTGAGTATCATTTAATTACGCTAGAATTACCAAAAATATTGAGACCTGCACATCCAATAGGATTATATTTATCTAAAGTTAATTATCCATACTTAAATCTCCCTCCACGTACTGATTTTTTAACGCCATCACAGAGTGCTGATTGGATCTTGATTTAA
- a CDS encoding bleomycin resistance protein, whose translation MLTAIHPKLPMRNKAATKDFYLNKLGFQQFGDADYDDYLMVQKDNIQIHFFFFKDLDLSTNDGQVYIRTDDIVGFYESLIEKQVPIHPNGKLAIKPWGQKEFSILDPDSNLLTFGQSI comes from the coding sequence ATGCTTACAGCTATCCACCCCAAATTGCCTATGCGAAACAAAGCAGCAACAAAGGATTTTTATTTGAACAAGTTAGGTTTTCAACAGTTTGGGGATGCAGATTATGATGACTACCTGATGGTACAGAAAGACAATATTCAGATTCATTTTTTTTTCTTTAAAGACCTTGACCTCAGTACAAACGACGGACAGGTTTATATCAGAACTGATGATATTGTTGGTTTTTACGAATCTTTGATTGAAAAACAAGTACCTATTCATCCAAATGGAAAATTAGCAATAAAACCATGGGGTCAAAAAGAATTTTCGATTCTGGATCCAGATAGTAACCTCTTGACTTTCGGACAAAGTATTTAA
- a CDS encoding NAD(P)H-dependent oxidoreductase, producing the protein MNTLVIIVHPNMDESKINKRWLEELNKHQDKFTVHDLYQVYPDEKIDVVKEQKLIESFDCILFQFPFYWFNCTPLLKKWLDVVLSYGWAYGSKSGYKMANKKIGLAISVGIDEEEYSPTGKYKYSLEHLLSPFELTFEYIKADYKGFFAYYGIEQSCSEEWIEKSVSSYLDFVGKI; encoded by the coding sequence ATGAACACATTGGTTATCATTGTTCATCCGAATATGGATGAATCAAAAATTAACAAAAGATGGCTCGAAGAGTTAAATAAACATCAAGATAAATTTACCGTCCACGATCTCTATCAAGTTTATCCTGATGAAAAGATTGATGTCGTTAAGGAACAGAAATTAATAGAATCCTTTGACTGTATCTTGTTCCAATTTCCATTTTATTGGTTTAATTGTACACCCTTGTTAAAAAAATGGTTGGATGTGGTGTTGAGCTATGGCTGGGCTTATGGAAGTAAGAGTGGTTATAAAATGGCGAATAAAAAAATTGGTCTTGCTATTTCTGTAGGAATAGATGAGGAGGAATACAGTCCTACTGGTAAATACAAGTATAGCTTGGAACACCTTTTGTCTCCTTTTGAATTAACATTTGAATACATTAAAGCTGATTATAAAGGATTTTTTGCTTACTATGGAATAGAACAAAGCTGTTCGGAGGAATGGATTGAGAAAAGTGTTTCTTCTTATTTGGATTTTGTAGGGAAAATATAA
- the arsC gene encoding arsenate reductase (glutaredoxin) (This arsenate reductase requires both glutathione and glutaredoxin to convert arsenate to arsenite, after which the efflux transporter formed by ArsA and ArsB can extrude the arsenite from the cell, providing resistance.): MIKIYHNRMCSKSCAALNLLQEKGLEIQIQEYIHHVPSKYELIELLTLLKLKPLELIRQKEPLFQEKFQDLLLTEEEWIDIMLEHPILIERPIVVKDGKAVIGRPLEKIVNLLID; encoded by the coding sequence ATGATAAAAATATATCATAATAGGATGTGTAGCAAAAGTTGTGCTGCACTGAATTTGTTGCAAGAGAAAGGTTTAGAAATACAGATACAGGAATATATTCACCATGTTCCAAGTAAATATGAATTGATCGAACTGTTGACTTTACTTAAGCTCAAACCGCTTGAACTGATCCGACAGAAAGAACCTCTGTTTCAGGAGAAATTCCAAGATCTCCTATTGACTGAGGAAGAATGGATCGACATCATGTTGGAACATCCGATACTCATCGAACGCCCTATCGTCGTAAAGGATGGTAAGGCAGTTATCGGCCGTCCTCTAGAAAAAATAGTTAACCTGTTAATTGATTAG
- a CDS encoding energy transducer TonB encodes MTLFAKLLFSIVLLFPIGKIAIAQQVTTTYHKKNGDSLSTLESSYFYRNMYVDTTINGKSIYRVEEYYSEGNNAKTYGYSSTDKTPLRFVGELQTFYPNQNIESFGEYDISGLQIDSAYYFYPNRQLKLVVYRDMEHNKLASKESIEYIAYFDSSQNLLMSNGNGFVCIDLQNGLVANDPLSYEEGSLINNNRDGIWKGVDGQYRFEEHYKAGELLEGKSYGSDNNVFTYSSDTYDQNPEYPGGVQGIQEHITRNFKLSDEAQRNGVHGHIVISFNVDEKGKVQDIKIKNDLGFGTKEESIKVIRTMDKWKPATRRGIPVKVSFTLPINI; translated from the coding sequence ATGACCCTATTCGCTAAACTATTATTCAGCATTGTCCTTTTATTCCCTATTGGAAAAATAGCAATTGCACAACAGGTAACGACTACATATCACAAAAAAAATGGAGATTCATTAAGCACTTTGGAATCGTCCTATTTTTATCGAAATATGTATGTGGACACAACAATTAATGGTAAATCTATTTATCGGGTAGAAGAGTATTATTCAGAAGGGAATAATGCCAAAACTTATGGCTATAGTAGTACAGATAAAACACCATTAAGATTTGTTGGAGAATTACAAACATTCTATCCAAACCAGAATATTGAGTCTTTTGGAGAATATGATATTTCAGGACTTCAAATTGATAGTGCTTATTATTTCTATCCTAATAGACAACTAAAATTAGTTGTTTATCGAGATATGGAACATAATAAATTAGCTAGCAAAGAATCTATTGAATATATCGCTTATTTCGATAGCTCGCAAAATCTATTGATGAGTAATGGAAATGGTTTTGTATGTATTGATCTTCAAAATGGATTGGTGGCAAATGATCCACTTAGCTATGAGGAAGGGTCTTTGATTAATAATAATCGAGATGGAATTTGGAAAGGGGTCGATGGGCAATATAGATTTGAAGAACACTATAAAGCTGGAGAACTTCTCGAAGGAAAATCTTATGGATCAGATAATAATGTTTTTACGTATTCAAGCGATACCTATGATCAAAACCCTGAATACCCAGGAGGTGTACAAGGAATTCAAGAACACATCACTCGCAATTTTAAACTATCGGATGAAGCTCAGCGAAATGGTGTTCACGGACATATCGTGATCAGCTTCAATGTAGATGAAAAGGGAAAAGTGCAAGATATCAAGATAAAAAATGATCTGGGGTTTGGTACCAAAGAAGAATCTATTAAAGTGATCCGAACAATGGATAAATGGAAGCCAGCTACACGGAGAGGGATACCCGTGAAAGTATCTTTTACTTTACCAATAAATATTTAG